One Azospirillum brasilense DNA window includes the following coding sequences:
- a CDS encoding NUDIX hydrolase — protein MAGESRNGSETQIGLTAAIVSVGVSPANGAEPRVVTVRSGFEIPESHRRGDEPPPHRDALPGAPFDPERSRTLQDGLRAVAEDAAGLTLRYVEQLYSFGDRYRDPHELFGGPRSLVVGYLALLRDAPLRIDGAEWRGLYEFFPWEDWRDSPPALLDSVIRPALARWVAGAPDDPARARRGERARMAFALDGGDWDSERVLERYELLYEAGLVVEAFRDHDLARRAGVEERTVRLEMPRALGRPMARDGRRVLATALERLRGKLKYRPIVFELLPPTFTLHQLQQVVEALSGERLHKQNFRRLMISGGLVEPTGQYESQTGGRPAELYRFRRSAILERTSTGAIASPED, from the coding sequence GTGGCAGGAGAATCACGGAACGGCTCGGAAACTCAGATCGGCCTGACGGCGGCCATCGTTTCGGTGGGCGTGTCTCCGGCGAATGGCGCCGAGCCGCGCGTGGTGACCGTGCGCAGCGGCTTCGAGATCCCCGAATCGCACCGCCGCGGTGACGAGCCGCCGCCCCACCGCGACGCGCTGCCGGGCGCCCCCTTCGATCCCGAGCGCTCCCGCACTCTTCAGGACGGCCTGCGCGCGGTGGCCGAGGACGCGGCCGGGCTGACCCTGCGCTATGTCGAGCAGCTCTACAGCTTCGGCGACCGCTACCGCGACCCGCACGAGCTGTTCGGCGGCCCGCGCTCGCTGGTGGTCGGCTATCTGGCGCTGCTGCGCGATGCGCCGCTGCGCATCGACGGGGCGGAGTGGCGCGGCCTCTACGAGTTCTTCCCTTGGGAAGACTGGCGCGATTCGCCGCCGGCGCTGCTCGATTCGGTGATCCGCCCGGCGTTGGCCCGCTGGGTCGCTGGAGCACCTGACGATCCCGCCCGCGCCCGCCGCGGCGAGCGTGCCCGCATGGCCTTCGCCCTCGATGGCGGGGATTGGGATTCCGAACGGGTGCTGGAGCGCTACGAGCTTCTCTACGAGGCCGGGCTGGTGGTGGAGGCGTTCCGCGACCACGACCTCGCCCGCCGGGCGGGGGTGGAGGAGCGGACGGTGCGGCTGGAGATGCCGCGCGCGCTGGGCCGCCCGATGGCCCGCGACGGCCGCCGCGTCCTGGCGACGGCGCTGGAGCGGCTGCGCGGCAAGCTGAAATACCGCCCCATCGTGTTCGAGCTGCTGCCCCCGACCTTCACCCTGCACCAGCTTCAGCAGGTGGTGGAGGCGCTGTCCGGCGAGCGGCTGCACAAGCAGAATTTCCGGCGCCTGATGATCTCCGGCGGGCTGGTGGAGCCGACCGGCCAGTATGAGAGCCAGACCGGCGGGCGCCCCGCCGAACTCTACCGCTTCCGCCGCAGCGCCATTCTGGAGCGCACCAGCACGGGAGCCATCGCCTCCCCGGAGGATTGA
- the rraA gene encoding ribonuclease E activity regulator RraA, whose product MTDFDSTCDLYDRFERTARVADPVFRDFGRRCKFSGVAVTVKCFEDNSRVKETLGTPGRGKVLVVDGGGGLRAALMGDLIAKDAVKNGWEGVVIHGCVRDAAVLATLDLGIKALAATPRKTVRNGEGQRDLPVTLAGIRIDPGDLVFADEDGVLVLTAEEFGAAA is encoded by the coding sequence ATGACCGATTTCGACAGCACCTGCGACCTCTACGACCGGTTCGAGAGGACCGCCCGCGTCGCCGACCCCGTCTTCCGTGATTTCGGCCGGCGTTGCAAATTCAGCGGCGTGGCGGTGACCGTGAAGTGCTTCGAGGACAATTCCCGCGTCAAGGAGACGCTGGGCACGCCGGGTCGGGGCAAGGTGCTGGTGGTGGACGGCGGCGGCGGCCTGCGCGCCGCCCTGATGGGCGACCTGATCGCCAAGGACGCGGTGAAGAACGGCTGGGAGGGCGTGGTCATCCACGGCTGCGTCCGCGACGCCGCCGTGCTCGCCACGCTGGACCTGGGCATCAAGGCGCTGGCGGCGACCCCGCGCAAGACCGTTCGCAACGGCGAGGGGCAGAGGGACCTGCCGGTGACGCTGGCCGGCATCCGCATCGATCCCGGCGATCTGGTCTTCGCCGACGAGGACGGCGTGTTGGTGCTGACTGCCGAGGAGTTCGGTGCAGCCGCGTGA